The following proteins are encoded in a genomic region of Alnus glutinosa chromosome 8, dhAlnGlut1.1, whole genome shotgun sequence:
- the LOC133875541 gene encoding NEP1-interacting protein-like 2, producing the protein MNVNIGTHCSCSQYPSVSDACGSSPVRPYLPVMEETGFDGVTPFRCVPRFIMCVVSGALTGFVAVAGGFTGAIAGALAGKASDSGVLRGAGLGAIAGAVLSVEVLEASRAYWCLERYGSRSSSSMADFMEELFHGRFVEEQFTPAMLTAHRWQVSIANIGYDETPDVSRGLSDDSLRRLPCHVILEEIEAAQSISCRICLQDIEVGEIVRRLPRCHHIFHLKCVDKWLIKQASCPICRKEV; encoded by the exons ATGAATGTAAATATCGGCACTCACTGCTCTTGTAGCCAATACCCGTCCGTCTCGGACGCCTGCGGTTCCAGCCCGGTTCGGCCGTACTTGCCGGTTATGGAGGAAACAGGGTTTGATGGGGTTACGCCTTTTCGTTGTGTACCGCGGTTCATCATGTGCGTTGTATCCGGAGCTCTTACGGGCTTCGTCGCTGTTG CTGGAGGTTTCACAGGAGCTATTGCTGGTGCTCTAGCTGGTAAGGCTTCCGACAGTGGTGTCCTTCGTGGGGCTGGACTTGGCGCCATTGCTGGGGCTGTGCTCTCTGTAGAGGTTTTGGAGGCTTCCCGTGCTTACTGGTGTCTGGAACGATATGGATCGCGGAGTTCATCATCAATG GCAGATTTCATGGAGGAGCTTTTTCATGGGAGGTTTGTAGAGGAACAATTTACACCGGCAATGTTAACTGCTCACCGCTGGCAG GTTAGCATTGCTAATATAGGCTATGATGAGACTCCTGATGTATCCAGAGGATTGTCAGACGATTCACTGAGGAGATTACCTTGTCATGTGATCTTGGAGGAAATCGAGGCAGCACAAAGTATCAGTTGTAGGATATGTCTGCAG GATATTGAAGTAGGAGAAATTGTAAGACGCTTGCCCCGGTGTCATcacatttttcatttgaaatgtgTGGACAAATGGCTCATCAAACAAGCTTCATGCCCTATATGCAGAAAGGAagtataa
- the LOC133875535 gene encoding ribulose-phosphate 3-epimerase, chloroplastic: MSTASLCSSIQSQISGFGGGLKIQKSSLSQPSSLTLTRRKYRTVVKATARVDKFSKSDVIVSPSILSANFAKLGEQVKAVELAGCDWIHVDVMDGRFVPNITIGPLVVDALRPVTDLPLDVHLMIVEPEQRVPDFIKAGADIVSVHCEQASTIHLHRTVNQVKSLGAKAGVVLNPGTPLTAIEYVLDVVDLVLIMSVNPGFGGQSFIESQVKKISDLRRLCVEKGVNPWIEVDGGVTPKNAYKVIEAGANALVAGSAVFGAKDYAEAIRGIKTSKRPVAVAV; this comes from the exons ATGTCAACAGCTTCATTGTGTTCATCAATCCAATCCCAGATCAGTGGGTTTGGTGGGGGTCTTAAGATTCAAAAgtcatctctctctcaacccAGTTCGCTCACCTTGACAAG GAGAAAGTATAGAACTGTGGTGAAGGCTACAGCTCGGGTTGATAAATTTTCGAAAAGTGATGTCATTGTTTCTCCATCTATTCTCTCCGCTAACTTTGCAAAGTTGGGAGAGCAG GTAAAAGCAGTGGAGTTGGCTGGTTGTGATTGGATTCATGTTGATGTAATGGATGGTCGTTTTGTTCCAAATATTACAATTGGACCTCTTGTAGTCGATGCCTTGCGCCCTGTGACAGATCTTCCTTTGGATGTGCACTTG ATGATTGTGGAACCCGAACAGCGAGTGCCAGATTTTATCAAGGCAGGAGCTGACATAGTCAGTGTTCACTGCGAACAAGCTTCCACCATCCATCTGCATCGTACGGTTAATCAA GTAAAAAGTTTGGGAGCCAAAGCTGGAGTTGTCCTAAACCCTGGTACCCCACTAACTGCAATAGAATATGTCCTTGATG TGGTTGATCTGGTTTTGATCATGTCTGTAAACCCTGGGTTTGGTGGGCAGAGCTTTATTGAGAGCCAAGTGAAGAAAATCTCAGACTTGAGAAGATTATGTGTTGAGAAG GGAGTGAACCCATGGATCGAAGTGGATGGTGGAGTTACTCCAAAAAATGCGTATAAG GTTATTGAGGCTGGAGCTAATGCTCTAGTTGCTGGTTCTGCCGTCTTTGGAGCCAAAGATTATGCTGAAG CTATAAGAGGAATCAAAACCAGCAAAAGGCCTGTAGCTGTTGCAGTGTGA